The following are encoded in a window of Ignavibacteriales bacterium genomic DNA:
- the arcC gene encoding carbamate kinase, producing MKKIAVVAFGGNALLRANEIGTIEQQEKNTLDTCEKLIGLLRNGYNIIITHGNGPQVGNILLRNEAGYSQYKIPKMPLDICVADSQGGIGYMIERQMRNAISKTNLRRNVVAVITETLVDINDPAFTNPTKPIGPYYLKEEAELLAKANNWVFKEDARKRGWRKVVASPKPIDIMNKKVIKDLVNHGHIVIAVGGGGIPVYWHTDTKYLEAIEAVVDKDLASSVLARNIKADRFYIITDVSKVCINFNKPNQRELNKLSVSEARKYYDAGEFPAGSMGPKILAAIEFVEETGNEAIITSESEIGKENCGTRITL from the coding sequence ATGAAAAAGATTGCGGTTGTTGCATTTGGCGGCAACGCACTCTTACGCGCAAATGAAATTGGAACCATTGAACAGCAAGAGAAGAACACACTCGATACTTGTGAGAAATTAATTGGTTTACTCAGAAATGGTTACAATATAATTATTACTCATGGTAATGGTCCGCAAGTAGGAAATATTCTTCTTCGAAACGAAGCAGGATATTCACAATACAAGATTCCCAAAATGCCGTTAGATATTTGTGTAGCTGATTCACAAGGAGGGATTGGCTACATGATTGAGCGGCAAATGCGTAATGCAATTAGTAAAACAAATCTTCGTAGAAATGTTGTTGCGGTTATTACCGAAACTCTTGTTGATATTAACGATCCCGCATTTACAAATCCAACAAAACCAATTGGCCCGTATTATTTAAAAGAAGAAGCTGAACTTTTAGCAAAAGCTAATAATTGGGTTTTTAAAGAAGATGCTCGAAAAAGAGGTTGGAGAAAAGTTGTCGCTTCTCCAAAACCGATTGATATCATGAATAAAAAAGTTATTAAGGATTTAGTAAATCATGGTCATATCGTAATTGCAGTTGGTGGCGGAGGAATTCCGGTTTACTGGCATACTGATACAAAATATCTTGAAGCCATAGAAGCTGTTGTTGATAAAGATTTAGCTTCATCTGTATTGGCAAGAAATATTAAAGCAGACAGATTTTATATTATTACAGACGTTTCTAAGGTTTGCATCAACTTCAACAAACCAAATCAGAGAGAACTTAATAAACTCAGTGTGTCTGAAGCTAGAAAGTACTACGATGCTGGTGAATTTCCAGCCGGAAGTATGGGACCTAAAATTCTTGCTGCAATAGAATTTGTAGAAGAGACAGGAAATGAAGCAATCATAACTTCTGAAAGTGAAATTGGAAAAGAAAATTGCGGGACAAGAATAACGTTGTAA
- the pdxA gene encoding 4-hydroxythreonine-4-phosphate dehydrogenase PdxA, which translates to MKTLAFTCGDINGIGPEICIKTINQIYSPAERKIVLFCPSNIIEEELLSTTHSFSYQIIKDKFPQNLDPSYVTIINIGNYKQQVGKPTIFSGKAAFASLKRAYEAVSLKLADAIITAPVSKTAFKYAGIKYPGQTEILAKFSKSKNYLMVFLSNKFICGLTTIHEPINHVSKLITKQRVVAAIKTLHDTLVKDLDKSSPKIAVLGLNPHAGENGYIGKEELLSIAPALRSVKNISVEGPFVPDAFFGNHKYEDYDAVLGMYHDQVLIPFKMMNFNSGVNYTAGLPIIRTSPDHGTGFDIAGRGIANPQSMLEAVKWAEKIITNRRQKK; encoded by the coding sequence ATGAAAACACTTGCGTTTACATGCGGTGACATAAACGGTATCGGTCCGGAAATCTGTATAAAGACCATCAATCAGATCTATAGCCCGGCTGAAAGAAAAATTGTATTATTTTGTCCTTCAAATATTATTGAAGAAGAATTACTCAGCACTACTCATTCATTTAGTTATCAGATAATTAAAGATAAATTCCCGCAAAATTTAGATCCTTCATATGTTACGATCATAAATATCGGTAACTATAAACAGCAAGTTGGCAAACCAACTATCTTTTCTGGTAAAGCTGCGTTCGCATCGCTAAAGAGAGCTTATGAAGCTGTATCATTAAAATTAGCCGATGCAATTATTACAGCTCCGGTTTCAAAAACAGCATTTAAATATGCCGGAATAAAATATCCCGGACAAACTGAGATACTTGCAAAATTTTCTAAATCAAAAAATTATTTGATGGTTTTTCTATCTAATAAATTTATTTGCGGATTGACAACAATACATGAACCAATAAATCATGTAAGCAAGCTGATAACAAAACAAAGAGTTGTTGCTGCTATTAAAACCCTTCACGATACTTTAGTAAAAGATTTAGACAAAAGTTCACCAAAGATTGCAGTTCTTGGATTAAATCCGCATGCTGGAGAGAATGGGTACATCGGAAAAGAAGAATTATTATCTATAGCTCCCGCTTTAAGATCAGTCAAAAATATTTCAGTAGAGGGTCCTTTTGTACCGGATGCTTTTTTCGGCAATCATAAGTATGAAGATTACGATGCTGTTCTAGGTATGTACCATGATCAAGTCTTAATACCTTTTAAGATGATGAATTTTAATAGTGGTGTAAATTATACAGCAGGACTTCCAATCATTCGCACTTCACCAGATCACGGGACAGGATTTGATATTGCAGGCCGCGGAATTGCTAATCCACAAAGCATGCTTGAAGCAGTTAAATGGGCAGAAAAAATAATTACGAACCGGAGACAAAAAAAATAA
- a CDS encoding GWxTD domain-containing protein, with protein MNFKKISFFFLFSFLVTISAQQRERHFQFSRVPIFLEKNIFFYDSSSVCYFSYRIPFKELFFTKNDNKYTAGFVFDLEIKNADKIVDRKSLKKSVVVNSYEETKAVDNYAQGVLSIENKSQEYVIYPYISIINSNQNIPLDSISVHNNLILKEKIGRPIVVQNNESLCESKNSFQLVNFMNTIPFSLNNYSILIPVLDSTAKELNIKIEQDGKEKVNQKITDYFHNGYDLKECENMIVLYSDKKLLNTKYFIMKNFSYFLEEGNARLIISRDNAKPVEFEFIVLWNDKPKSLMNPEFAIQALGAIESAQKIETLLDSDKNEYAKVLKKYWDDKTGNKKYAFNELENEYYKRADYSIDNFSTVSYPNGTKSDRGKIYMKYGKPDEIKREYSNSNIVVEIWKYPKLKKEFSFTDKSGLGNYTLD; from the coding sequence TTGAATTTTAAAAAAATATCTTTCTTTTTTTTATTTTCTTTTTTAGTTACTATTTCGGCACAACAAAGAGAAAGACACTTTCAGTTTTCAAGGGTACCAATCTTTTTAGAGAAGAATATTTTCTTTTATGATAGTTCTTCTGTCTGTTATTTTTCATATAGAATCCCATTTAAGGAATTATTTTTTACAAAGAACGACAATAAATATACTGCTGGATTTGTCTTTGACCTTGAAATCAAAAACGCTGATAAAATTGTTGATCGAAAATCCTTAAAAAAATCAGTTGTTGTTAACTCTTATGAAGAGACTAAAGCTGTTGATAATTATGCCCAGGGTGTTCTGAGTATTGAAAACAAAAGTCAAGAATATGTAATCTATCCTTATATAAGTATAATAAACAGCAATCAAAACATTCCACTTGATTCAATATCTGTTCACAATAATCTAATCCTTAAAGAAAAGATTGGCAGACCAATCGTGGTTCAGAATAATGAATCTCTGTGTGAATCAAAGAATAGCTTTCAGCTTGTTAATTTTATGAATACAATACCGTTCTCTCTCAATAATTATTCAATTCTCATCCCGGTTTTAGATTCAACAGCGAAGGAATTGAATATAAAAATCGAACAAGATGGGAAGGAAAAAGTTAATCAAAAAATTACTGATTACTTCCATAATGGATATGATCTCAAAGAATGTGAAAATATGATTGTTCTTTATTCCGATAAGAAACTTCTGAATACAAAGTATTTTATTATGAAAAATTTTAGTTATTTTCTAGAAGAAGGGAATGCTCGATTAATAATCTCGAGAGACAATGCAAAGCCGGTTGAGTTTGAATTTATTGTTCTATGGAATGATAAACCTAAATCTCTTATGAATCCTGAATTCGCAATTCAAGCTCTCGGAGCTATTGAAAGCGCACAAAAAATAGAAACACTATTAGATTCAGATAAAAATGAATATGCCAAAGTTCTTAAGAAATATTGGGATGATAAGACCGGTAACAAGAAATATGCATTCAATGAACTTGAGAACGAATATTACAAACGAGCAGATTATTCGATTGATAATTTCAGTACAGTTAGTTATCCTAATGGTACGAAATCTGACCGTGGGAAAATATATATGAAGTACGGTAAACCTGATGAGATAAAACGGGAGTATTCAAATTCGAACATTGTTGTAGAAATTTGGAAATACCCAAAACTAAAAAAAGAATTCTCTTTTACGGATAAATCGGGATTAGGGAACTATACGTTAGACTAA
- the glmS gene encoding glutamine--fructose-6-phosphate transaminase (isomerizing), whose amino-acid sequence MCGIVGYIGDKNCVPIIIEGLKRLEYRGYDSAGIGIINGKECKVVKTKGKVSELEKLVYKEKLESNLGIGHTRWATHGEPSTVNAHPHLNKDKTLFLIHNGIIENYLSLKKGLLKEGYEFLSETDTEVLAHLIDHYLKLKHSLFQAVRYALNEVEGTYGIAVIYKGEPDKIIAARKGSPLVLGIGDNENFVASDVNALIAHTKKVVYLEDGEIAEVYKDKFETKTVADETIIKEIHQVDMKIDELSKGGYAHYMLKEIMDQPESIYNSMRGRLVYDEGVPKLGGLQGFEERIINSRRIILAACGTSWHAALVGEYMIEQFAGKAVEVEYASEMRYRNPIIDKDDTVIFISQSGETADTLAAMKEAKKKGALCIGICNVVGSTIARESDAGVYIHAGPEIGVASTKAFTSQIVVLALITLLLARKRNMNLPQGQEIIKSMQELNKNVEKILGQNEYIKSIAEKYADSKNFLYLGRGYHFPVALEGALKLKEISYIHAEGYPAAEMKHGPIALIDENMPVVFIAIKDSVYEKVISNIQEVKARKGRILAIVNEGDTQIEEMVDHVIKIPKTNEILSPILSVIPLQLIAYHIAVMKGLNVDQPRNLAKSVTVE is encoded by the coding sequence ATGTGTGGAATTGTAGGATATATTGGTGATAAAAATTGCGTTCCGATTATAATCGAAGGACTTAAAAGATTAGAATACCGAGGATATGATTCAGCCGGTATAGGAATAATTAATGGTAAAGAATGCAAAGTTGTTAAGACAAAAGGAAAAGTATCCGAATTAGAAAAACTTGTCTATAAAGAAAAACTCGAATCAAACTTAGGAATCGGACACACGCGCTGGGCTACACATGGGGAGCCCAGCACAGTTAATGCCCACCCGCATTTGAATAAAGATAAAACTTTATTTCTCATTCACAACGGAATCATTGAAAACTATTTATCACTAAAAAAAGGATTACTTAAAGAAGGTTATGAATTCCTAAGTGAAACAGATACAGAAGTACTTGCTCATTTAATAGATCATTACTTAAAACTAAAACACTCACTTTTCCAAGCTGTAAGATATGCTTTGAATGAAGTTGAAGGCACTTACGGAATTGCAGTAATCTACAAAGGAGAACCCGATAAAATTATTGCTGCACGAAAAGGTTCACCGCTTGTTTTAGGAATTGGTGATAATGAAAATTTTGTAGCTTCAGATGTTAATGCATTAATAGCTCACACAAAAAAAGTTGTTTATTTAGAAGATGGAGAAATAGCTGAAGTTTATAAGGATAAGTTCGAAACCAAGACCGTTGCTGATGAAACAATTATAAAAGAAATTCATCAAGTTGATATGAAGATTGATGAATTAAGTAAAGGCGGATACGCTCATTACATGCTAAAAGAAATTATGGATCAACCCGAATCAATCTACAATTCTATGAGAGGCAGATTAGTTTATGATGAAGGAGTTCCTAAACTTGGTGGTTTACAAGGATTTGAAGAAAGAATAATTAATTCAAGAAGGATTATCCTTGCTGCTTGCGGCACATCTTGGCATGCTGCTTTAGTAGGTGAATATATGATTGAGCAGTTTGCTGGTAAAGCAGTAGAGGTTGAATATGCATCTGAGATGCGTTATAGAAATCCGATAATTGATAAAGATGATACAGTTATTTTTATTTCTCAAAGCGGTGAAACTGCTGATACATTGGCTGCAATGAAAGAAGCAAAGAAAAAGGGTGCATTATGTATCGGTATTTGTAATGTTGTTGGTAGTACAATTGCACGTGAAAGTGATGCGGGTGTTTATATTCATGCCGGACCGGAAATAGGAGTTGCTTCTACTAAAGCATTCACTTCTCAGATTGTTGTACTGGCGTTAATAACGTTATTACTTGCTAGAAAACGGAACATGAATTTGCCGCAGGGTCAGGAAATAATAAAGAGTATGCAAGAGCTGAATAAAAATGTTGAGAAAATACTTGGGCAAAACGAATATATAAAGAGTATCGCAGAAAAATATGCTGACTCAAAAAATTTCTTGTATTTAGGAAGAGGATATCATTTCCCTGTAGCTTTAGAAGGTGCATTAAAACTAAAAGAAATATCCTATATACATGCAGAAGGTTATCCTGCTGCAGAAATGAAACACGGACCCATTGCTTTGATTGACGAAAATATGCCTGTAGTTTTTATTGCAATAAAAGATTCAGTTTATGAAAAAGTAATAAGTAATATACAAGAGGTTAAAGCAAGAAAGGGTAGAATACTTGCTATTGTTAATGAAGGAGATACTCAAATCGAGGAAATGGTTGATCATGTTATAAAAATTCCGAAAACAAATGAAATCCTTTCACCAATTTTGAGTGTTATTCCTTTACAATTAATAGCTTATCATATAGCAGTAATGAAAGGATTGAACGTTGATCAGCCGCGTAATTTAGCAAAGAGCGTAACAGTTGAATAA
- a CDS encoding cyclic 2,3-diphosphoglycerate synthase has protein sequence MPRTNVLIMGAAGRDFHNFNVFFRDNENYNVVAFTATQIPNIDGRIYPTELAGKLYPNGIKIYEESELVALIKNLKVDEVIFAYSDVTYDYVMNKASIVNAAGVSFRLMGSEETMIKSTKPVIAVLAVRTGCGKSQTSRRIVSLLQKAGKKVVAIRHPMPYGNLVKQKVQRFATIDDLKKHECTIEEIEEYEPHIARGGVIYAGVDYEAILREAEKEADIILWDGGNNDMSFYKADLTFTVVDPHRPGHEMRYYPGNTSLRMADAVIINKVDSADENGIVTVRNNIHAVNPKAIVIEAASPITVDKPELITDKRVLVVEDGPTLTHGEMKYGAGTVIARKLGAKEIVDPRPYTVNSISDTFKKYPNIGVLLPAMGYGDEQIKDLEETINKTDCDSVVIGTPIDLGRILKINKPSTRVMYELQEIGVNTCESVLKSKGLI, from the coding sequence ATGCCAAGAACAAACGTCCTTATTATGGGTGCTGCAGGACGAGATTTCCATAACTTCAATGTATTTTTCAGAGATAACGAGAATTACAATGTTGTTGCTTTTACTGCCACTCAAATTCCAAACATCGATGGTAGAATTTATCCTACAGAATTAGCCGGAAAACTTTATCCAAACGGAATAAAGATTTACGAAGAATCAGAACTTGTAGCTTTAATCAAGAATCTAAAAGTTGATGAAGTAATATTCGCATATTCTGATGTAACTTATGACTATGTAATGAACAAAGCATCAATTGTAAATGCTGCTGGAGTATCTTTTAGATTAATGGGTTCTGAAGAGACAATGATTAAAAGTACAAAACCTGTTATTGCAGTTTTAGCAGTTAGAACCGGTTGTGGTAAATCTCAAACTTCAAGAAGAATCGTTTCACTTTTACAGAAAGCAGGGAAGAAAGTTGTTGCAATTCGTCATCCCATGCCTTACGGTAATTTAGTGAAACAAAAAGTTCAAAGATTTGCAACAATTGATGATTTAAAAAAACATGAATGCACTATTGAAGAAATAGAAGAATATGAACCGCATATTGCACGAGGCGGAGTTATTTACGCTGGTGTTGATTATGAAGCAATCCTTCGCGAAGCTGAAAAAGAAGCAGATATTATTTTATGGGATGGCGGAAATAACGATATGTCTTTCTATAAAGCTGATTTAACTTTTACGGTTGTGGATCCGCATAGACCTGGTCACGAAATGCGTTACTATCCCGGCAACACTTCCTTAAGAATGGCAGACGCTGTAATAATTAATAAAGTAGATTCAGCAGATGAAAATGGAATTGTAACTGTTAGAAATAATATTCACGCTGTAAATCCAAAAGCGATTGTTATCGAAGCAGCCTCTCCAATAACAGTAGATAAACCTGAACTCATTACGGATAAACGTGTGCTTGTTGTTGAAGACGGTCCAACTCTTACACACGGTGAAATGAAATACGGAGCAGGAACTGTGATTGCACGAAAACTTGGTGCAAAAGAAATTGTTGATCCAAGACCTTACACTGTAAATTCAATTTCAGATACATTTAAAAAATATCCGAACATTGGTGTACTTCTACCGGCTATGGGTTATGGAGATGAACAAATAAAGGATCTTGAAGAAACAATTAATAAAACAGATTGTGATTCTGTTGTAATCGGAACTCCGATTGATCTTGGCAGAATTTTAAAGATCAATAAACCGTCAACAAGAGTAATGTATGAATTGCAGGAAATCGGCGTGAATACATGCGAGTCAGTTCTTAAATCAAAAGGTCTAATATGA
- a CDS encoding SxtJ family membrane protein — translation MSWIKDVVHELGELDISKKSLKKFGITVGGILLLFGIILLWRNHWQNSRGYFIGFGIFLFFVGLISPQRLVNIYKVWMGFAFALGWVISRFILIILFVFILTPLGFSAKLFGKKFLDLKFKDGKNSYWIPKEKRKIDYEKMF, via the coding sequence ATGAGTTGGATTAAAGATGTTGTGCATGAATTAGGTGAACTTGACATTTCGAAGAAGTCGCTAAAGAAATTTGGTATTACAGTCGGTGGAATTTTACTTCTTTTCGGGATAATATTATTATGGCGTAACCATTGGCAAAATTCGCGCGGTTACTTTATTGGTTTTGGAATCTTCCTTTTTTTTGTCGGATTGATATCACCGCAAAGGTTGGTCAATATTTATAAGGTATGGATGGGATTTGCTTTTGCTTTAGGGTGGGTAATCTCTAGATTTATTTTAATAATTTTGTTTGTGTTTATTCTAACTCCGTTAGGTTTTAGTGCCAAACTATTCGGTAAGAAATTTCTCGACCTGAAATTTAAGGACGGCAAAAACTCTTACTGGATCCCAAAAGAAAAAAGAAAAATTGATTATGAGAAAATGTTCTAA
- the ftsE gene encoding cell division ATP-binding protein FtsE: protein MLSFNHVDFQYSNQPVFNDLNLQVSQGEFVFLIGKSGVGKTTLLKMIYMDLLPDSGDVQVGDYSSESIRNKDLPFLRRNIGVVFQDFQLLQDRNVYDNLAFVLQVTSIPKKQIKRKILNALSDVGLAHKQNNMPHQLSGGEKQRVAIARAIINDPFLVLADEPTGNLDPETTEEILTILKKINSRGTSMIFATHNYEVVRRIDSKIIRLEGGRAVKVLIKKKGEPETN from the coding sequence ATGCTTAGTTTTAATCACGTTGATTTTCAATATTCAAATCAACCGGTCTTTAATGACTTAAATCTTCAAGTAAGTCAAGGCGAGTTTGTTTTTCTGATCGGTAAGAGCGGAGTGGGAAAAACTACCTTACTCAAAATGATTTATATGGATTTGTTACCCGATTCCGGAGATGTTCAAGTGGGTGATTATTCATCAGAGTCCATACGAAATAAAGATCTTCCTTTTTTAAGAAGAAATATCGGAGTTGTATTCCAAGATTTTCAATTGCTTCAAGACAGAAATGTTTACGATAATTTGGCATTCGTTCTTCAAGTAACGAGCATTCCTAAAAAACAGATTAAAAGAAAAATACTTAATGCACTTTCTGATGTAGGATTGGCGCATAAACAAAACAATATGCCTCACCAACTTTCCGGTGGAGAAAAACAACGTGTAGCAATCGCACGTGCAATAATAAATGATCCGTTCTTAGTACTTGCCGATGAGCCAACAGGGAATTTAGACCCTGAAACAACTGAAGAAATCTTAACAATTCTTAAAAAAATAAATTCTCGAGGAACCTCGATGATCTTTGCTACACATAATTATGAAGTAGTTAGAAGAATAGATTCGAAAATAATAAGGTTGGAGGGTGGCAGAGCAGTAAAGGTATTGATCAAAAAGAAAGGGGAACCAGAAACTAATTAA
- a CDS encoding class I SAM-dependent methyltransferase, with product MGRKNNYEPETKKIITVNNYSAIAEIYPHIMRSINYEKWADYIYQISKEVKKKNISVLELAGGTGHIAANLSSRIKKIIISDLSFSMLSYLKNFQLLKICCDMKSLPFKKKFDFIFSTFDSVNYLNKKENINKLLDGVSNCLTDNGLFAFDVSLEKNSLKYEKYLNRRGKVNGVVFQQRSFFDKRTRIHYNHFELILANGKKVEEIHKQKIYLFEDYFNFIDKSDFYVHKCYKAFTFENADAETERAQFILKKKSYA from the coding sequence ATGGGCAGAAAAAATAATTACGAACCGGAGACAAAAAAAATAATTACCGTAAACAATTACTCCGCTATTGCAGAGATTTATCCACACATAATGCGTTCCATCAATTATGAAAAATGGGCTGATTACATTTATCAAATTAGTAAAGAAGTAAAGAAAAAAAATATTTCAGTATTAGAACTTGCGGGTGGAACAGGACATATTGCAGCTAATCTCAGCTCTAGAATAAAAAAAATTATCATTTCAGATTTATCCTTCTCAATGTTGTCATATCTTAAAAATTTCCAATTATTAAAAATATGCTGCGATATGAAATCTCTTCCGTTTAAAAAGAAGTTTGATTTTATTTTCTCCACATTTGATAGTGTAAATTATCTTAACAAGAAAGAGAATATTAATAAATTGTTAGACGGCGTCAGTAATTGTCTAACTGATAACGGACTATTTGCTTTTGATGTTAGTCTTGAAAAAAATAGTTTGAAATATGAGAAGTATCTTAACCGAAGAGGTAAGGTAAATGGTGTAGTTTTTCAGCAGAGAAGTTTCTTTGATAAACGTACTCGAATTCATTATAATCACTTTGAATTAATACTTGCCAATGGCAAAAAGGTTGAGGAAATTCACAAACAGAAAATTTACTTATTCGAAGATTATTTTAATTTTATTGATAAGTCGGATTTTTATGTACACAAATGTTATAAAGCATTTACTTTCGAAAATGCAGATGCAGAAACAGAACGGGCACAATTTATCTTAAAGAAAAAATCTTATGCTTAG
- a CDS encoding nucleoside deaminase, translating to MLFQEQVYKFMYAALQEAEKAVELNEVPIGAVVVHQNKIIGRGHNQVEMLKDSTAHAEMLAITAASNHLQSKFLDQCDLYVTLEPCVMCCGAILLTRINNIYFGIYEPKFGASGSLFNILESGKYNHKPNVFSGIYADESKHLIEKFFLQKRNESK from the coding sequence ATGCTTTTCCAAGAACAAGTTTACAAATTCATGTATGCCGCACTTCAAGAAGCCGAAAAAGCCGTTGAATTAAATGAAGTCCCTATCGGTGCCGTTGTAGTTCATCAAAATAAAATAATCGGACGTGGTCATAATCAAGTTGAAATGTTAAAAGATTCCACTGCTCATGCTGAAATGCTCGCCATTACAGCTGCTTCTAATCATCTTCAATCAAAATTTCTTGATCAGTGCGATCTTTATGTAACTCTTGAACCTTGTGTAATGTGCTGCGGTGCTATACTTCTTACAAGAATAAATAATATTTATTTTGGAATTTATGAACCGAAATTTGGTGCATCCGGATCATTATTTAACATTTTAGAAAGCGGAAAATACAATCATAAACCTAATGTCTTTTCCGGAATTTATGCAGATGAATCTAAACATCTTATTGAAAAATTCTTTCTACAAAAAAGAAATGAATCCAAATAA
- the rho gene encoding transcription termination factor Rho, which yields MDISELQSKKIVDLYKIAKDFSIAGYSDLRKQELIFKILEAQSQKDGLTFSKGVLEVLADGYGFLRSADYNYLPSPDDIYVSPSQIKRFSLRTGDFVSGQVRPPKEGERFFALLRVEAVNGKDPEAIRERTLFDNLTPLYPTKRLKLESAPGEYSMRIIDMLSPIGKGQRGLIVSPPKAGKTVLLQKVANSLSRNHPEVKIIMLLIDERPEEVTDMQRSVQAEVISSTFDEPAERHVQVANMVIEKAKRMVEAGDDVVILLDSITRLARAHNTVIPHSGRILSGGVDANALHKPKRFFGAARNTEDGGSLTIIATALIDTGSRMDEVIFEEFKGTGNMELVLDRSLSDKRIFPAIDVNKSGTRKEELLQKEDELSKVWILRKIISEFDSAEAMEFLLDKMRGTKNNKEFMLSMNS from the coding sequence ATGGATATCTCAGAGCTGCAATCAAAAAAGATTGTAGATCTCTACAAAATCGCTAAAGATTTTTCAATAGCCGGTTACAGCGATCTCCGCAAACAAGAACTCATCTTCAAAATTTTAGAAGCTCAATCACAAAAAGACGGTCTTACATTTTCAAAAGGAGTGTTGGAAGTCTTAGCCGATGGATATGGTTTCCTGCGTTCGGCAGATTATAATTATCTGCCTTCGCCGGATGATATTTATGTTTCACCTTCACAGATCAAAAGGTTCAGTTTAAGAACAGGTGATTTTGTAAGCGGTCAGGTTCGCCCGCCAAAAGAAGGTGAAAGATTTTTTGCTTTATTACGTGTTGAAGCTGTTAATGGAAAAGATCCGGAAGCGATCCGCGAAAGAACTTTATTTGACAACTTAACTCCGCTTTATCCTACGAAAAGATTAAAATTGGAATCTGCACCAGGTGAGTATTCTATGCGTATCATAGATATGCTTTCTCCAATCGGTAAAGGGCAAAGAGGTTTAATCGTTTCTCCTCCGAAAGCCGGTAAGACAGTATTATTACAAAAAGTAGCCAACTCATTATCAAGAAATCATCCGGAAGTAAAAATTATAATGTTGTTAATAGATGAACGTCCTGAAGAAGTAACAGATATGCAGCGTTCAGTTCAGGCAGAAGTTATAAGCTCAACTTTTGATGAACCGGCAGAGCGACACGTTCAAGTTGCCAATATGGTTATTGAAAAAGCAAAACGAATGGTTGAAGCCGGTGATGATGTGGTGATCTTACTAGACTCGATTACACGTCTTGCACGCGCACATAATACAGTTATTCCTCACAGCGGAAGAATATTATCCGGAGGTGTTGATGCGAACGCACTTCACAAACCGAAAAGATTTTTTGGAGCCGCAAGAAATACTGAAGACGGTGGAAGTTTAACAATCATTGCTACAGCATTAATTGATACGGGGAGTAGAATGGATGAAGTAATTTTTGAAGAGTTCAAAGGAACCGGTAATATGGAATTGGTTCTTGATAGAAGTTTATCTGATAAGAGAATATTCCCGGCAATTGATGTTAATAAATCCGGAACAAGAAAAGAAGAATTATTACAAAAAGAAGACGAATTAAGTAAAGTCTGGATCCTCAGGAAAATTATTAGTGAATTTGATTCTGCAGAAGCAATGGAATTTCTTTTAGATAAGATGAGAGGGACAAAAAATAATAAAGAATTCATGCTTAGTATGAATAGTTAA
- a CDS encoding adenylate kinase, whose translation MQIIIFGSPGVGKGTQAKILALKMDIAHISTGDILREAIKKESELGKKAKAIVEKGELVPDDVMAGIILEVLKEDKCKNGFILDGFPRTIAQAKILDNIFAELYIEKSFIIKLNVDDNIIIDRLTNRLVCNKCGNIIGKSEYKEDYTCHVCKSTNSYYKRKDDDEEVIKRRLKVYHETTSQVFDYYSDKTRVIEVNGTQSIEEVTNKILGMININ comes from the coding sequence ATGCAAATAATAATTTTTGGTTCACCAGGAGTTGGTAAAGGAACACAAGCAAAAATTTTGGCTTTAAAGATGGACATTGCTCATATCTCAACTGGCGATATTTTACGTGAAGCAATTAAAAAAGAATCAGAACTTGGTAAAAAGGCAAAAGCTATTGTGGAGAAAGGCGAACTTGTACCTGATGATGTTATGGCAGGAATTATCTTAGAAGTTTTAAAAGAAGATAAATGTAAAAACGGATTTATATTAGATGGTTTTCCTAGAACGATTGCTCAAGCAAAAATACTCGATAATATTTTTGCAGAACTTTACATTGAAAAGTCATTCATAATCAAATTAAATGTAGATGATAATATTATCATTGATCGTTTAACGAACCGATTAGTTTGTAACAAATGCGGAAATATCATCGGTAAGAGCGAATATAAAGAAGATTATACTTGTCATGTATGTAAATCAACTAATAGTTACTATAAACGCAAAGACGATGATGAAGAAGTAATCAAGCGCAGATTAAAAGTTTATCACGAAACTACTTCTCAAGTATTTGATTATTACTCAGACAAAACACGTGTTATTGAAGTTAATGGAACTCAAAGTATAGAAGAAGTGACAAATAAAATCTTAGGGATGATAAATATTAATTAG